The following proteins are encoded in a genomic region of Vigna radiata var. radiata cultivar VC1973A unplaced genomic scaffold, Vradiata_ver6 scaffold_7, whole genome shotgun sequence:
- the LOC106753763 gene encoding short-chain dehydrogenase reductase 3b-like yields the protein MSATKSGSRKRAYEFELTKIDKSNRSTNDNFNLDLDFDLEENSVRVARKIRGSIICTASVVASFPGGAGHKYTVSKHDVLGLVQLACGELVAYRIRVDSISPYAPATPMTCAALDVGPAEVEAVAYGFVNLEGITLKANQIAEAALFLASDESLYISGHKLVVDGGYSAVNR from the exons ATGTCTGCAACTAAATCCGGGTCAAGGAAGCGAGCATATGAATTCGAACTCACGAAAATCGATAAGAGCAACCGATCAACAAATGATAATTTCAATCTCGATTTGGATTTCGATCTCGAAGA GAATAGTGTCCGTGTTGCTAGAAAAATTCGTGGATCCATAATTTGCACTGCTAGTGTGGTTGCTTCCTTTCCTGGAGGTGCGGGTCACAAATACACCGTATCAAAACACGACGTTCTTGGGCTTGTTCAGTTAGCGTGCGGCGAGCTTGTAGCTTACAGGATAAGAGTGGATTCCATCTCACCTTATGCACCTGCCACGCCTATGACTTGCGCTGCACTCGATGTGGGACCTGCTGAAGTTGAAGCTGTAGCATATGGTTTTGTGAATTTGGAGGGAATTACATTGAAGGCTAATCAGATTGCGGAAGCTGCTCTATTTCTTGCTTCTGATGAATCGCTTTATATCAGTGGCCACAAATTGGTCGTCGATGGAGGTTACTCCGCCGTCAATCGCTAG